A window of the Emys orbicularis isolate rEmyOrb1 chromosome 1, rEmyOrb1.hap1, whole genome shotgun sequence genome harbors these coding sequences:
- the LOC135883769 gene encoding olfactory receptor 51G2-like, giving the protein MSAVNNTKFSYEEFLLTGIPGLEDVHLWISVPFFLIYGISIVGNSVILFIIKTDPSLHEPMYIFLSMLAITDLALSIATMPTTLGIFLFNSREISPNACFAQLFFIHSLSKIESSVLLLMAFDRFIAIRDPLRYASILTPPRIGKMGLVLVLRGVAVVFPLPFLLKRFRYCRTNVLSHSYCLHQEVMKMACSDITVNSIYGLFIIVSTVGLDSLLILLSYVMILKTVLSITSHAECLRALNTCVSHLCAVLLFYTPEIGLSVIHRFGNSSSHLLQILLGYIALLVPPLMNPIVYSVKSKHLRARIIRVFIK; this is encoded by the coding sequence atgtcagctgtcaataACACCAAATTCAGCTATGAAGAGTTCCTTCTCACTGGGATACCTGGGCTGGAAGACGTCCATCTCTGGATCTCTGTCCCCTTCTTTTTAATATATGGTATTTCTATAGtaggaaattcagtcattctgttcatCATAAAAACTgatccaagcctccatgagcccatgtacattttcctttccatgttggccatCACAGACCTTGCCTTATCGATAGCCACCATGCCGACGACACTGGGTATATTCTTGTTTAACTCTAGGGAGATCAGCCCCAATGCGTGTTttgcccagctgttcttcatccactcgCTTTCAAAAATTGAATCCTCCGTGCTCctgttgatggcctttgaccgtTTCATCGCGATCCGTGACCCactgagatatgcttccatcttaacCCCACCAAGAATAGGCAAGATGGGACTGGTACTAGTGCTAAGAGGGGTGGCCGTAGTATTCCCACTCCCCTTTCTACTGAAACGGTTCCGATACTGTCGAaccaatgtcctctcccattcctactgcctACACCAGGAGGTCATGAAGATGGCTTGTTCGGACATCACAGTCAACAGTATCTATGGCTTGTTCATAATAGTCTCCACAGTGGGGTTGGACTCACTGCTCATCCTGCTAtcttatgtgatgatcctcaaaacagtgctgagcatcACATCCCACGCGGAGTGCCTCAGGGCTCTGAACACCTGCGTCTCCCACCTCTGCGCCGTCCTGCTCTTCTACACACCAGAGATCGGCCTTTCTGTGATACACAGATTTGGGAATAGCTCTTCTCACTTGCTTCAGATTCTTCTGGGCTACATCGCCCTTCTGGTCCCGCCCCTGATGAACCCAATTGTGTACagcgtgaaaagcaaacaccttcgtgcGAGGATAATCAGGGTGTTCATCAAGTGA
- the LOC135895430 gene encoding olfactory receptor 51G2-like translates to MSAVNDTKFSFALFLLSGIPGQEDVHLWISIPFCLMFVISIVGNSVILFIIKTDPSLHEPMYIFLSMLAITDLGLSIATIPTILGIYLFNSREISIDACFTQLFFIHFLQCTESSVLLLMAFDRFIAIHDPLRYASILTLPRIAKMGLVCVLRGVAIVVPLPLLLQRLRYCRANVLSHSHCLNHDVMKMACSDITVNSIYGLSVKLLTMGLDSLLIFVSYVMILKAVLRIASHAECLTALNTCVSHLCAVLLFYTPEIGVSLLYRFGKSSSPLLQILLGYISLLVPPLMNPIVYSVKCKHLRVSIIRAYFK, encoded by the coding sequence atgtcagctgtcaatgacaccaaattcAGCTTTGCACTGTTCCTTCTCAGCGGGATACCTGGGCAAGAAGACGTCCATCTCTGGATCTCTATCCCCTTCTGCTTAATGTTTGTCATTTCGATAGtaggaaattcagtcattctgttcattataaaaacagatccaagccttcatgagcccatgtacattttcctttccatgctgGCCATCACAGACCTTGGCTTATCGATAGCCACTATACCGACGATACTGGGCATATACTTGTTTAACTCTAGGGAGATCAGCATCGATGCTTGTTTCACCCAGCTCTTCTTCATCCACTTTCTCCAATGTACTGAATCCTCCGTGctcttgttgatggcctttgaccgcttcatCGCAATTCATGACCCGctgagatatgcttccatcttaacCCTGCCGAGAATAGCCAAGATGGGATTGGTGTGTGTGCTAAGGGGGGTGGCTATAGTAGTCCCACTCCCCCTTCTCCTGCAACGGCTCCGATACTGTCgagccaatgtcctctcccattcccaCTGCCTGAACCACGACGTCATGAAGATGGCTTGTTCGGATATCACAGTCAACAGCATCTATGGCTTGTCGGTTAAACTCTTAACGATGGGGTTGGACTCACTGCTCATCTTCgtctcttatgtgatgatcctcaaaGCAGTGCTGAGAATCGCTTCGCACGCAGAGTGCCTCACggccctgaacacctgcgtctcccacctctgtgccgtCCTGCTCTTCTACACACCAGAGATTGGCGTGTCTCTGCTATACAGATTCGGGAAGAGCTCTTCTCCCTTGCTTCAAATTCTCCTGGGCTACATCTCCCTGCTGGTCCCTCCCCTGATGAACCCAATAGTTTACAGCGTGAAATGCAAACACCTTCGTGTGAGTATAATCAGGGCATACTTCAAGTGA